The genomic interval GCCGCCTGGCCCGCCGCGGCTCCGGTTCGGCCTGCCGCTCGGTCGTCGACCGCTATGCGGTCTGGCATGCGGGGACCGACGACGAGACCTCGTACGCCGAGCAGATCGACGCACCCGATCTGCGTCTGGTGATCGTCACGGTCGACGGCGCCCAGAAGGCCGTCTCGAGCCGCGAGGGCATGCGCCGCACGGCCGCGACCTCGCCGTTCTACGACGCCTGGATCACCTCGACCGCCCGCACCCTCGAGGAGATGGTGCGCGCGTGCGCCGCCGGCGACCCCACCCGGATCGGCGAGATCACCGAGTCCCACGCCCTGCGCATGCACGCCGTCATCGCCTCGAGCGAGCCGCCCGTGCGCTACCTCGCGCCCGCGAGCGTGGCCGTCTTCGACACCGCCGCGGCGCTGCGTGCCCAGGGCGTCTTCGCCCACACGACGGCCGATGCCGGCCCCAACGTGTGCGTGCTGACCACGCCCGCGGACGCCGAGCGGGTCGCCGAGGCCGTGTCCGCGCACGGCAGCGTCCGGATCGTCGGCCCCGGACCCGGCGCGCACCTCGTGGACGAGACCGTCGACGCGGGCGAGACGGACGGGGTGGCGCGATGATCGAGACCCGCGCCCCCGGCAAGCTCTACATCGCCGGCGAGTACGCCGTCGTCGAGCCCGGCCACCCCGCGATCCTCGTGGCGGTGGACCGCTACCTCACCGTGCGCCTCACCGAGGCGATCGGGATGGGGCGCGTCCACTCCAGCCGCTACGGGCACGGACCCGTGACCTGGGTGCGCGACGCCGACGGCGACACGATCGTCGTGG from Brachybacterium kimchii carries:
- the mvaD gene encoding diphosphomevalonate decarboxylase — protein: MRTATARAHPNIALVKYWGKADEELILPVAGSMSMTLDAFATTTTVTLDPEADEDSFVLNGSPATGTALARTTRFLDHVRELAGSRERAHVDSMNEAPTAAGLASSASGFAALALAASRAFGLALDERALSRLARRGSGSACRSVVDRYAVWHAGTDDETSYAEQIDAPDLRLVIVTVDGAQKAVSSREGMRRTAATSPFYDAWITSTARTLEEMVRACAAGDPTRIGEITESHALRMHAVIASSEPPVRYLAPASVAVFDTAAALRAQGVFAHTTADAGPNVCVLTTPADAERVAEAVSAHGSVRIVGPGPGAHLVDETVDAGETDGVAR